In the genome of Syngnathoides biaculeatus isolate LvHL_M chromosome 14, ASM1980259v1, whole genome shotgun sequence, one region contains:
- the mfsd9 gene encoding major facilitator superfamily domain-containing protein 9 isoform X2 produces the protein MVAGSTYGVLQLFSSTIVGSWSDVVGRRQSLLTCLLLSAFGYGLLGMSTSIAFFVLSRVPVGLFKHSLSICRALLADLVTEAERPLVMGHFNAASSVGFILGPVVGGYLTEHDGGFYTCAFSCAAIFLINAGLVWVLPWGDVLPDCDGTADARKPVGNGSPAPDPRTPPVRPVWRQLSPVGSRIRAVASSDMWDLFLVRLLMAVAIMLYYSNFSLAMEERFSLKPKTTGYLISYSSTLGALAGFLVGPVTRLYGNNMAALLLHSTLLTCLLISLYAAAQGVWQVLLTSTFFAVSTTVGRTGITDLELRRGGARASGTLIGAGQSVNAVGRVLAPVLSGISQEFSPCGPPALGALLALGAVAVLLVRVPKWSETQMATKIK, from the exons GGCAGCTGGAGTGACGTCGTGGGCCGCCGGCAGTCCCTGCTGACCTGCTTGCTGCTGAGCGCTTTCGGCTACGGCCTGCTGGGGATGTCCACCAGCATCGCTTTTTTCGTGCTCTCGCGCGTCCCCGTGG GGCTGTTCAAGCACTCCCTGTCCATCTGCAGAGCTCTGCTGGCCGACCTGGTGACCGAGGCAGAGCGCCCCCTGGTGATGGGGCACTTCAACGCCGCCTCCAGCGTGGGCTTCATTCTGGGCCCCGTGGTGGGCGGCTACCTGACGGAGCACGACGGCGGCTTCTACACTTGCGCCTTCTCCTGCGCCGCCATCTTCCTCATCAATGCCG GGCTGGTTTGGGTGCTTCCGTGGGGGGACGTTCTCCCGGACTGCGACGGCACCGCCGACGCCAGAAAGCCCGTCGGCAACGGTTCCCCCGCCCCGGACCCGCGGACCCCCCCTGTGCGGCCGGTCTGGAGGCAGCTGTCCCCGGTGGGCTCCAGGATCCGCGCGGTGGCCTCGTCCGACATGTGGGACCTGTTCCTGGTGCGGCTGCTGATGGCGGTGGCCATCATGCTGTACTACAGCAACTTCTCGCTGGCCATGGAGGAGCGCTTCTCTCTCAAGCCCAAGACGACGGGCTACCTCATCAGCTACAGCAGCACGTTGGGGGCGCTGGCCGGCTTCCTGGTGGGGCCCGTGACCCGGCTGTACGGCAACAACATGGCCGCCCTGCTGCTGCACTCCACCCTGCTGACGTGCTTGCTCATCTCGCTGTACGCCGCCGCGCAGGGCGTGTGGCAGGTGCTGCTCACCTCCACCTTCTTCGCCGTCTCCACCACGGTGGGGCGCACCGGCATCACCGACCTGGAGCTGCGCAGGGGGGGGGCGCGGGCCAGCGGGACTCTGATCGGAGCCGGGCAGTCGGTCAACGCCGTGGGCCGCGTGCTGGCCCCCGTGCTCTCGGGCATCAGCCAGGAGTTCAGCCCGTGCGGACCTCCCGCCCTGGGGGCGCTGCTGGCCTTGGGGGCGGTGGCCGTGCTCCTCGTTCGCGTCCCCAAATGGAGCGAAACGCAAATGGCGACTAAAATCAAGTAA
- the slc9a2 gene encoding sodium/hydrogen exchanger 2 isoform X2, translating into MATRGRSHLDPRWRVRSRWCPRSNRTGPRPTRSSKRTTCRFSPWTTRGSKSPLKSLCGCCSPLSQRSVLWFAVVGTLWNSVGIGMSLFAICQVPAFGVQDINLQENLLFAAIISAVDPVAVLSVFEDVSVNEQLYIVVFGECLFNDAVTVVLYNMFTFVAEMPVVEPVDVFLGVARFLVVGSGGMAFGALFGFVAAFTTRFTSEVREIEPLFIFMYSYLAYLVAELFAISSIMAIVTCALTMKYYVEENVSQRSCATIRHVVKMLGSISETLIFFFLGVVTVTTEHEWNWGYILFTLLFAFVWRGLGVLVLTQIINPFRTIPFNLKDQFGLAYGGLRGAISFALAFTLPDNVGRKQLFVTATIAIIIFTVFVQGISIRPLIEFINVRRTNRNLDTINAEIHCRLMEHTVAGIEDLCGQWSHFYWKDKFMKFNTRILRRILIRDNRSESSIVALYKKLELQNAMEILDTVSGELSAAPSVVSLREERKGPAKPKKKFLAADLRSMHDILAKNMYKIRQRTTSYTSKHALPNDSRTREILIRRHSSIRRSLRPGSFQTAAAPKSHKYFSLPAGKNLKSNFPRDSDDQETTSEMSFPARRFRLAPPSRSPSGAPLPLRRLHALEEVPSVDFLDERRARAGRPGRRPSSGERRRSADASGKENADDAGPAVAPAWAAEPPDGATRNPLLRAPQWKPKK; encoded by the exons ATGGCTACGCGGGGGAGATCCCACCTGGACCCCCGGTGGCGGGTGCGGTCACGGTGGTGCCCCCGGTCCAACCGGACGGGCCCCAGGCCTACCCGGAGCTCGAAAAGGACAACTTGCCGGTTTTCACCATGGACTACCCGAGGATCCAAATCCCCTTTGAAATCACTCTGTGGGTGCTGCTCGCCTCTTTCGCAAAGATCG GTGCTGTGGTTTGCCGTGGTGGGCACCCTGTGGAACAGCGTCGGCATCGGCATGTCGCTGTTCGCCATCTGCCAGGTCCCCGCCTTCGGCGTGCAGGACATCAACCTGCAGGAGAACCTGCTGTTCGCCGCCATCATCTCGGCCGTGGACCCGGTGGCGGTGCTGAGCGTCTTCGAGGACGTGTCGGTCAACGAGCAGCTCTACATCGTGGTGTTCGGGGAGTGCCTCTTCAACGACGCCGTCACCGTG GTTCTGTACAACATGTTCACCTTCGTGGCGGAAATGCCGGTGGTGGAGCCGGTGGACGTTTTCCTGGGCGTGGCCCGCTTCCTGGTGGTGGGCTCGGGCGGCATGGCCTTCGGGGCGCTCTTCGGCTTCGTGGCGGCCTTCACCACCAGGTTCACCTCCGAGGTCCGGGAGATCGAGCCGCTCTTCATCTTCATGTACAGCTACCTGGCCTACCTGGTGGCCGAGCTCTTCGCCATCTCGTCCATCATGGC CATCGTGACGTGCGCCCTCACCATGAAGTACTACGTGGAGGAAAACGTCTCGCAGCGCTCGTGCGCCACCATCCGCCACGTGGTCAAGATGCTGGGCTCCATCTCGGAAACgctcatcttcttcttcctggGCGTGGTTACCGTGACGACGGAGCACGAGTGGAACTGGGGCTACATCCTCTTCACGCTGCTCTTCGCTTTCGTCTGGCGGGGTCTCG GTGTCTTGGTGCTGACCCAAATCATCAACCCCTTCCGCACGATCCCCTTCAACCTCAAGGATCAGTTCGGCCTGGCCTACGGCGGCCTGCGGGGGGCGATCTCCTTCGCCTTGGCCTTCACGCTGCCCGACAACGTCGGCCGCAAGCAGCTCTTCGTCACCGCCACCATCGCCATCATcatcttcaccgtcttcgtgcaG GGCATCAGCATCCGGCCTCTGATCGAGTTCATCAACGTGCGCCGAACCAACCGCAACCTGGACACCATCAACGCTGAAATCCACTGCAGG CTGATGGAGCACACCGTCGCGGGCATCGAGGACCTTTGCGGCCAGTGGAGTCACTTCTACTGGAAGGACAA GTTCATGAAGTTCAACACGCGCATCCTTCGTCGCATCCTGATCCGCGACAACCGCTCCGAGTCGAGCATCGTGGCGCTGTACAAGAAGCTGGAGCTGCAGAACGCCATGGAGATCCTGGACACGGTGTCGGGAGAGCTCAGCGCCGCCCCGTCCGTCGTCTCGCTGCG TGAAGAGCGGAAAGGTCCCGCTAAGCCCAAGAAGAAGTTCTTGGCCGCCGATCTGAGGAGCATGCACGACATTCTGGCCAAGAACATGTACAAGATTCGACAAAGG ACGACGTCGTACACCAGCAAGCACGCGTTGCCCAACGACAGCCGCACCCGAGAGATTCTCATCCGGCGCCACTCCAGCATCCGGCGCAGCCTCCGCCCGGGAAGCTTCCAGACGGCC GCGGCGCCCAAATCGCACAAGTACTTCTCGCTCCCCGCTGGGAAGAACTTGAAGTCCAACTTCCCACGCGACTCGg ATGATCAAGAAACCACGTCGGAGATGTCGTTCCCCGCCAGACGCTTTCGTTTGGCCCCGCCCTCGCGCTCCCCGTCCGGGGCGCCGTTGCCACTGCGCCGCCTGCACGCGCTGGAGGAAGTGCCCTCCGTGGACTTCCTGGACGAAAGACGGGCGCGCGCAGGCCGACCCGGACGACGTCCCTCCTCCGGTGAACGTCGGCGGAGTGCGGACGCTTCCGGAAAAGAAAACGCTGACGACGCGGGACCCGCCGTGGCCCCCGCCTGGGCCGCGGAACCTCCAGACGGCGCCACGCGGAACCCTCTGCTCAGGGCGCCTCAATGGAAACCCAAAAAGTGA
- the slc9a2 gene encoding sodium/hydrogen exchanger 2 isoform X1 produces MDPNLRKPLRVLFLVCAALSVLHGYAGEIPPGPPVAGAVTVVPPVQPDGPQAYPELEKDNLPVFTMDYPRIQIPFEITLWVLLASFAKIGFHVYNKITVWVPESCLLISIGLVVGAIMHSVNEEPPAVLTGNVFFLYMLPPIVLDSGYFMPTRPFFENIGTVLWFAVVGTLWNSVGIGMSLFAICQVPAFGVQDINLQENLLFAAIISAVDPVAVLSVFEDVSVNEQLYIVVFGECLFNDAVTVVLYNMFTFVAEMPVVEPVDVFLGVARFLVVGSGGMAFGALFGFVAAFTTRFTSEVREIEPLFIFMYSYLAYLVAELFAISSIMAIVTCALTMKYYVEENVSQRSCATIRHVVKMLGSISETLIFFFLGVVTVTTEHEWNWGYILFTLLFAFVWRGLGVLVLTQIINPFRTIPFNLKDQFGLAYGGLRGAISFALAFTLPDNVGRKQLFVTATIAIIIFTVFVQGISIRPLIEFINVRRTNRNLDTINAEIHCRLMEHTVAGIEDLCGQWSHFYWKDKFMKFNTRILRRILIRDNRSESSIVALYKKLELQNAMEILDTVSGELSAAPSVVSLREERKGPAKPKKKFLAADLRSMHDILAKNMYKIRQRTTSYTSKHALPNDSRTREILIRRHSSIRRSLRPGSFQTAAAPKSHKYFSLPAGKNLKSNFPRDSDDQETTSEMSFPARRFRLAPPSRSPSGAPLPLRRLHALEEVPSVDFLDERRARAGRPGRRPSSGERRRSADASGKENADDAGPAVAPAWAAEPPDGATRNPLLRAPQWKPKK; encoded by the exons ATGGATCCGAACCTCAGGAAGCCCTTGCGCGTCTTGTTTCTCGTTTGCGCCGCTTTAAGCGTCCTGCATGGCTACGCGGGGGAGATCCCACCTGGACCCCCGGTGGCGGGTGCGGTCACGGTGGTGCCCCCGGTCCAACCGGACGGGCCCCAGGCCTACCCGGAGCTCGAAAAGGACAACTTGCCGGTTTTCACCATGGACTACCCGAGGATCCAAATCCCCTTTGAAATCACTCTGTGGGTGCTGCTCGCCTCTTTCGCAAAGATCG GCTTCCACGTGTACAACAAGATCACCGTGTGGGTGCCCGAGTCGTGCCTGCTGATCAGCATCGGCCTCGTGGTGGGCGCCATCATGCACTCGGTCAACGAGGAGCCCCCCGCCGTGCTCACGGGCAACGTCTTCTTCCTCTACATGCTGCCCCCCATCGTCCTCGACTCGGGCTACTTCATGCCCACCAGGCCTTTCTTCGAGAACATCGGCACG GTGCTGTGGTTTGCCGTGGTGGGCACCCTGTGGAACAGCGTCGGCATCGGCATGTCGCTGTTCGCCATCTGCCAGGTCCCCGCCTTCGGCGTGCAGGACATCAACCTGCAGGAGAACCTGCTGTTCGCCGCCATCATCTCGGCCGTGGACCCGGTGGCGGTGCTGAGCGTCTTCGAGGACGTGTCGGTCAACGAGCAGCTCTACATCGTGGTGTTCGGGGAGTGCCTCTTCAACGACGCCGTCACCGTG GTTCTGTACAACATGTTCACCTTCGTGGCGGAAATGCCGGTGGTGGAGCCGGTGGACGTTTTCCTGGGCGTGGCCCGCTTCCTGGTGGTGGGCTCGGGCGGCATGGCCTTCGGGGCGCTCTTCGGCTTCGTGGCGGCCTTCACCACCAGGTTCACCTCCGAGGTCCGGGAGATCGAGCCGCTCTTCATCTTCATGTACAGCTACCTGGCCTACCTGGTGGCCGAGCTCTTCGCCATCTCGTCCATCATGGC CATCGTGACGTGCGCCCTCACCATGAAGTACTACGTGGAGGAAAACGTCTCGCAGCGCTCGTGCGCCACCATCCGCCACGTGGTCAAGATGCTGGGCTCCATCTCGGAAACgctcatcttcttcttcctggGCGTGGTTACCGTGACGACGGAGCACGAGTGGAACTGGGGCTACATCCTCTTCACGCTGCTCTTCGCTTTCGTCTGGCGGGGTCTCG GTGTCTTGGTGCTGACCCAAATCATCAACCCCTTCCGCACGATCCCCTTCAACCTCAAGGATCAGTTCGGCCTGGCCTACGGCGGCCTGCGGGGGGCGATCTCCTTCGCCTTGGCCTTCACGCTGCCCGACAACGTCGGCCGCAAGCAGCTCTTCGTCACCGCCACCATCGCCATCATcatcttcaccgtcttcgtgcaG GGCATCAGCATCCGGCCTCTGATCGAGTTCATCAACGTGCGCCGAACCAACCGCAACCTGGACACCATCAACGCTGAAATCCACTGCAGG CTGATGGAGCACACCGTCGCGGGCATCGAGGACCTTTGCGGCCAGTGGAGTCACTTCTACTGGAAGGACAA GTTCATGAAGTTCAACACGCGCATCCTTCGTCGCATCCTGATCCGCGACAACCGCTCCGAGTCGAGCATCGTGGCGCTGTACAAGAAGCTGGAGCTGCAGAACGCCATGGAGATCCTGGACACGGTGTCGGGAGAGCTCAGCGCCGCCCCGTCCGTCGTCTCGCTGCG TGAAGAGCGGAAAGGTCCCGCTAAGCCCAAGAAGAAGTTCTTGGCCGCCGATCTGAGGAGCATGCACGACATTCTGGCCAAGAACATGTACAAGATTCGACAAAGG ACGACGTCGTACACCAGCAAGCACGCGTTGCCCAACGACAGCCGCACCCGAGAGATTCTCATCCGGCGCCACTCCAGCATCCGGCGCAGCCTCCGCCCGGGAAGCTTCCAGACGGCC GCGGCGCCCAAATCGCACAAGTACTTCTCGCTCCCCGCTGGGAAGAACTTGAAGTCCAACTTCCCACGCGACTCGg ATGATCAAGAAACCACGTCGGAGATGTCGTTCCCCGCCAGACGCTTTCGTTTGGCCCCGCCCTCGCGCTCCCCGTCCGGGGCGCCGTTGCCACTGCGCCGCCTGCACGCGCTGGAGGAAGTGCCCTCCGTGGACTTCCTGGACGAAAGACGGGCGCGCGCAGGCCGACCCGGACGACGTCCCTCCTCCGGTGAACGTCGGCGGAGTGCGGACGCTTCCGGAAAAGAAAACGCTGACGACGCGGGACCCGCCGTGGCCCCCGCCTGGGCCGCGGAACCTCCAGACGGCGCCACGCGGAACCCTCTGCTCAGGGCGCCTCAATGGAAACCCAAAAAGTGA